The window GATGGCTACGGTTATGATACCTATGACTACAGAGTAGGTAAGTTATATGAGAGCTTGTTTCATGCACGTAAGACAAGCCTATTGTGCGAGGCTTTAATCAGATGCTTCTATGCAGTCGAGATAATAGCCCCTATCGCATTTCGCAGGCTCAGAGGGATTAAACCGCATTGGGACCCTATGGGTAACAGCTACCGCGCCGGCGCTCATATGTCGCTCTATCTGGTCGATGGTGACCGAAAACATCTGGACGAAGCCCGAGCTATTCTAGACAGGATCGTTACATGCGCTGTGGGAAATTCGCCCGCCAGGGGCTTTGCGCTCGGATTCAAGTGCATTACAGGTTCGGGCAAGCTCTGGCGAACGGATGTCCCGGTCTCGCACTATTCTCTTAGAGTCGCACGTAAGTTGCTGATGTGGGAACGTATCAATAGAGATGACCGCTATGCCGAAATGCTCGACGAAGTGATACGGTTCCTTACAGAAGCACTGGCCTGGGTTGAGCACGAGGGTATGCTGGGTGTCGGCTACACTCCCGATGATCCACTTCAGGTTATTAATATTTGGGCGGATGTGGCATCGCTGCTTGCAAGCTGGGATGTGTTGCGCGGGACTCAGGTCCACAAAGAGAAGGCGCTGCGGCTGGCAAGAGGGGTGCTGGCGCATCAGCAGGATGACGGCACTTGGCCATATTTCGCAAGTTGGATGAATATCCCAGGTAGGGTGGATAACTCCCATACGTCTATGGTTCTTGGCGCACTTGCGGACATCGCGGTCTGTTACCCGAACGATATACGCCATGAAGTGGTCGCGGCGCTTGAGAAGGGCACGCGTATATGGCTAAATATGTTCTTTGATGAAAATACGGGCAAGTATTGGCATTTGCCGGGTATTAAGCATCAGTGTCATGCTGTTGCCTTTGGTGACGCCCTATATGCGATCACTAGGCTCGTTCGACCCGATTTGGGACTTTCAGCCGAGCTTGTCGAGCGGCTGGGGCGTTTAGCGGACAAGATGGTCGTGTGGTCGCTGCGAGAGATGAGGCTGCCCAACGGCCGGTTCTGCGAAAGAAAACTGCCGTATCGCCGCTACAGCGTCCGGAGTGTCAGATCTTTTGATGGGCTAATTGCAGACGCCTTGGCGCTCTACTGGGCAAGGATGCAGGGGCATGAGGGGATTTACAGCAAGTTATGGACGGTCTAGATTCCGCTCCTGATATAATATCAAGTAAAGAGACCGCGAGCAAACAGCCTTCATTTCGCCGCAGCGCAGTATTGACCGGTTTGACACAAGGGTCGGTGGCTGTGGCAACACTGCTGCACTACTGGCTGATTCGCTGGCATTGGAGCGTAGACGATCTCGGCGGATACACACAGCTCATGCGCGTGCGCGGTATACTGCAATGGGTTGTGCTGCTTCAACTGCCGATTGCACTGGCGCGCGAGCTGGGAGCTTCTCTGTCGGACTCCTCACAGGAAAGCCGCAGATCGCTGACATGGACTGGGCTAAGCCTCGGCACATTGCTGGTCGCTGTTTTTAGCTTGGCAATGGTTGCTTTTCCCCGCCAAAGCGCTTATCTGATGTTTGGCAACGCACACATGCAAGCATGGGTTTTGCCGTTTGTATGGCTATTGTCAGGTAATGCTCTTTGTTCACTGATTGGAAGCGCCGCGCGCGGACTGATGTCATTCCACATCACCAACTTGGTTCAGTTCGTATCAGCGGTGATTGTTCCCACAGTATTGCTGTTGACCGCAGGGCATTACAGCATGCAGTTTGTGGTCGGGGCAATAGGAGTGCTTTCCACAATGACGGCTGTGGTGTTCACGGTTGTCCTTTGGCAGACACGTCAAGAAGATGCAGCGCCTCTCTTTGCATGCGCAAGAGAACAATGGCGTATTGCAAAACAACTGCTTATGTTTGGAGTCCCAAGACTTTCCACCCTTGTGTGCGTAGCATTGCTCAACCTTGCAGTTCCCTGGCTGATTTCCAAGAATGGAGATTTGCATCTGCTTGCAGCGGCGAACACGTTGCTGGGCGTCATTTCATCCATTACAATTGTGGTAGCTCCATTGGGTTTTGTCCTTCTGCCGCATCTCAGTAACTTGCTTACTAATGGTCATCGCTCGGAAGCAGGGCGAATTATGAGCATTACTATGGAGTTTTCGTTGGTAATAGGAGGACTAGGATCTCTGGCAGCCATGGGACTGCTTCAGATTGCGCTGCATGCCTGGCTGGGATCTGAAGTGGCCAGTTATACCCCAATGGTGATAGCATGCGCCATAGCGCTGCCCGGATCACTTGTCCTTGAGATGCTTCGGAGTCCGCTTGACGCCGCATCACGTGTACCGTGGAACAGTGTGATGTACGGCTCTGGAGCTATTGCTTCACTTGCTGCTTTCTTTTGCCTTAGAGACGTCGGTTTCTCATTGAGCGTCTCGGCTGCATGGTCTCTCGGAATAGGATACATCGTATCGGCTCTGGTGGGAAGTCTGATCGGCTATCGGTGCTACGACATGGAGTTTAGCGCCAAGCGAGTATTACCGGCACTTGCCGTTTGGTGCGCTGGGACGGCTATTCTCATTCCTATGCATTATAATCATTCTTTAGCGCTCCAAGCCATAGTCACAGCCGTGTTTATGACAGCGTATGTAGGCGTGATTTTTGTAACAAGACCTCCATGGCTCGAACGACTTCTTCCAGGGCGAATTGCACTCCGCCTTTATCCGGGAGGAGCAAAACAATGAAAGTCCGTCGCAGCAGGCTGCTGATTATCCTGGGGTCGCTTGCGTACGTCTTGCTGCTGCAGTGGATATATCCCAACGTCATAGCGCCAATCTATTCAGATGTAGGAATGATATACACCAGGTTGCATACCTGGGAGTATATTCTTCAAACCGTTTTAGGAATAATCCCCGCCTTTTGGATGCCCGCTGAGATGAAGAAACCGTCTCAATATCAGTGGTGGCTGCTCTACTTGACCGTGATAGTTCCAACTTGCATTCTTCCTTACCATGTTACTCTGCTGCCGCATGACATGATAACTTTTTATGTGTTTCTGATAATTGTATGTTTCGCGTTTATGTGCAGAATATCGTATTTGCCTCCGCTGAAGCTGCCGTTGCTGAGAATTTCCCGGTTCTATTTCGTGTTGGCTGTAGTGGGGTTTACAGCAGCCACTTATGGCATACTTATAGCTTATCTGGGAGTGCGCACCATGATACCGGGATTTGCCGAGGTGAGCGGCCTGAGACAGGAATTCAAATCTATAGGGCTACCTGGTGCGGTGATTTACCTGTACTGGTGGCAGGGGACCGTTGTTAACCCATTGATAACTACACTCGGGTTGGTCAATCGCAAAATATTGCTGGTTATTCTAGGTACGTTGCTGCAATTCGAGCTGTTTGCGCTTACCAGTCTACGAGGGTTCGGTGTATCTGCAATGCTGCTCTTGGGTATGGGTGTGCTCATTTTACGCACGCGCAGACAAATGGGGGTTGCTTTTCTTTACGCATTATTCGGTGCCACGGCTGTCATGGTTATCTGGCATGCAATCAGTCCTTCTGCATTTGGTCCGCTTTTGTTTCTCAAACGTTGGATACTTAATGCAGGTCAGTTGTCGGGCTATTATCTGGAGTTTTTTACAAACCACGTTCCCGCGCACCTGCAACACTCAAGCTCACTGCTTGAATGGCTTTTTCCCGGCCCTTATGATTTGCCAAAAGGCCAGGTTATAGGAAGAGCCTATTTCCTTAGATTTCCAACGGGAGATTACACGAATGCCACCGCGCACATCTGGGCTGATTCCTATGCATCATTCGGATATTTCGGTGTGGTGTGGGCATCTGCTGTTGCTGCGTTTATCATGTGGATAGTCGACAGCGCTTTCAGGCATACGGATCGAAGAATTGCGCTTATGCTAATGTGTGTTGTGGCACTTGCCTATGCGGGGCAGGGAGTTCATACGAGCCTTCTCACTGGGGGAATTGTTCCGATGGTATGCGTGGGTTTGACATCACCCTTTGGCTCCTTGCAGAAATTGAAATTCAATGATTTGCCGGACGAAAACGGCGAAAAGTGGGAGCTTTGATGATGCGGATAGTACACATGACTTCTGTACACGCACCCTACGATGTGCGTATATTTCATAAGGAATGCAAGACACTTGCCGCAGCGGGCCACGATGTCACATATATTGTGTCGGGGCCATGCGATGAGCAACGAGACGGTGTAAAGTTTTTGTCAGTGCCGCTTCCTTCAAACCGAAAAGAGAGGATGCTCAAAACAACTCGTGAGGTCTATCGGGCTGCAATGAAACTGGATGCGGATGTTTATCACTTTCACGATTCAGAACTCATCCCTACAGGCTGGCTCCTGAAGGCCAGGGGAAAGCGGGTCATATATGACGTGCATGAAGAACTTGCATCGGATATCTTATATAAGGATTGGGTGCCTGCATGGGTCCGTCCCGGACTGGCTCTGGGGGCGACAGTGGTGCAACATATATCATCTTGGGTATTTGACGGCATAATCGCTTCGCGGCCAGCTCTTGCCGAGAGTTTTTCTAAAAGGAAGACCACGCTTGTAAACAACTTCCCTATTCTCGGAGAATTGGTAAAAGCGGAGTGTGTGCCGTTCAGAGACAGACCCGGAATTGCCGCATATGTAGGAGGGCTAACTGCTGAGCGAGGGATTCCGGAAATTATTGAAGCTTTAGGTAAACTGCCCGACGATATCGATTTTGAAGTTCACATCGCGGGAGAGTTTTATCCTGCAGCGCTTGAGGAGCGAGTTCGTAGCATGCCCGGCTGGAAGCGGGTTCGAATGCTTGGCTGGCAATCACGAGAGCAGGTTGCCGATCTGCTGAACCGTGCCCGTTTCGGTCTGATTATGTTTCTCCCCATAGCCAACCATGTGCGGAGCTTTCCTACTAAGATGTTCGAATATATGTCCGCAGGACTACCAATATTGGCTTCCGACATGGATTTGTGGCGCGAGATAGTCGAAAAGCCCGGTTTTGGAAAAGTTGTTAATCCAAAAGATACCGACGCGCTTGCGAATATGTTCCGATGGATGCTTGAGCATGAAAGCGAGTGCGAAGAAATGGGCAGATGCGGTTGTGAAGCAGTGCAGCGCGAATACAATTGGGACGTAGACGCAAAAAAACTACTTGCACTCTATGATAAACTCGGCGCAAAAAAGCGCTGATATCTGCTGTGATTTGCCATGCTGATTCTACCGCACTTGACCATTGCTTTCCGATCTGATATGATTTTGAATGTCAAGGGCAGGATGTTATTAGTCCGGCCTACAAAACCGAGGTGAATCAACATCATGTTGAAGGGTATATTTATCGCTCTACAAGTGATCAGCGCTTTAGCGCTTATAGCTATCGTAATGTCTCAGGCAACTAAAAGCGAGGGCTTGAGCGGCACTATCGGTGGAAAGACCGAATCTGCGTTTCATGGAAAACCGGGCATCGAGGAAAGACTTGAAGAACTCACCAAATGGTCCGCTATCAGTTTTATGGTGTTGAGCGCGATCGTTATGTATGTTGTTCGGTGATATTTATTACACTATAAAGCCAAATCGCCCGCCAATCTGAATAAGATTGCGGGCGATTTTTTGTGACAATGCTTATTAGGCAGCACGCTTGAGCTGATCTATAGATTGAGCTTTATGCGGACACTGGCTGCACTCTGTAAGCGAGCAGTCAAAACACTCTTCACGCTCCGGCTCTTTCGCCGTTGAGATGAGATATACATACAGCGCTACGCTGCCGATTATCCAACCAGAAAGAATTGCAATCCACATTCTTGCCATCCTCCATACTTATTATTGGCGGCGTGGGCAAAATCCTCAGATGGTATCATATATCTTTGCCTTACGCTTGTTTTATTAAGCAAATAATACATACGCTACATGTCAAGCTCCGCTTCTTCACACTTGCTTAAGGCAGGTTCATAGGATATAATGTGAGTCAGCAGTTGCAATCCCTTGCGTTTAGAGAGCGGTATCTTACCTCAAACTTCTAAAACCGGAGGTTCATAATGGAACAACGTCAGTTCGTCCTCTCGCAACGAGATATGCCGACGCAGTGGTATAACATTTCCGCAGACCTAGACCAAACTCCGCCGCCGCTTCATCCCGCCACAAACCAGCCCTGCAAACCTGAAGACCTGGCGCCAATATTTCCGATGGGCGTCATTGAACAGGAGATGAGCACGCAAAGGTGGATAGATATCCCCGAGCCCGTGCTTGAAAAGCTGGCTCTCTGGCGTCCATCGCCTTTATACAGGGCGATATTTCTTGAAGAAGCGCTTGGCACGCCTGCGAAGATATACTACAAATATGAAGGCGCAAGCCCAGCCGGAAGTCATAAGCTCAATACGGCAATAGCTCAAGCTTACTACAACAAACTTGAAGGCACGAAACGGATCGCCACCGAGACAGGTGCGGGACAGTGGGGAAGCGCATTGTCTATGGCGTGCAGTTTCTTCGGGATAGGCTGCACGGTATATATGGTCCGCTGCAGCTTTACACAGAAGCCTTATCGTAAGTCGCTGATGCATGTTTATGGGGCTGAGGTCTACCCAAGCCCTAGCGAACAAACCAACTTCGGCAGAAAAATCCTCTCCAAAGACCCTGACTGTCCGGGAAGCCTTGGGATTGCGATCAGTGAAGCGCTTGAAGATACGGTGACACATGATAACGTTAAATATTCGCTGGGCAGCGTGCTGAACCATGTCGTTCTGCATCAGAGCGCTATCGGACTGGAATCGAAGAAGCAGATGGAGATGGCAGGAGTATATCCCGATGTCGTGATCGGATGCGTGGGCGGCGGGAGCAACTTCGGCGGGATTGTGGTGCCGTTTATGGCCGACAAGATAGCCGGCAAAAATGTAAGAGCGACGGCCGTCGAACCAAAGGCTTGCCCTACCCTGACAGAAGGCCCTTACAAATATGACTTCGGCGACACGGCTCAAATGACTCCTCTGCTCAAAATGCACTCACTGGGCGCGGACTTCATTCCGCCCGCGATTCATGCCGGGGGGCTCAGATACCATGGTATGGCTCCGCTGGTAAGTCTTCTGAAGGACAAAGGCTTGATCGACGCTGTGGCGCTCGATCAGGTGGATGTGTTTGAGGCAGCCGTGCTGTTTGCCAGGACTGAGGGCATCATTCCTGCGCCGGAATCCGCTCATGCTATCTGCGAAGCCATAAATGAAGCGAATCGAGCGAAGGAAGCCGGCAAGCAAACCGTTATCCTCTTCAACTTGAGCGGTCACGGGTTCCTTGACCTGGGCGCATATGACAACTACTTCCAGGACAAGATTCAAAGCACTGCTGCATGTAACAATGGATAGCCGATAATCATCGTTCTACGGAGCATTGATGGTCGGAGGCAATCCTGCCTCCGACCTATATTATTGCCCGCACAGCGTCCGGGGTTAGAATTCCCCGGACGATCAGGATGCTCGGGGGGATTCCTGTTTGCGGACCTTACTTGCCTGTTTGCCCACTATTATCTAAAATAGATAATGGAAATTGTGTATTGTGGCGGCATATGAGCTCTCCACTCTCCACTCTCAGCTATTTTGAGGGGCGAATGAGCATTATATACGGTTTGGACAATGTAAGGAGTGAGCAGCATGGGCGTGCGGTTGCAATAGGGGTATTCGACGGCGTCCACTGGGGCCATCGGGCAATCTTTGAGCGGCTGGTACAAGTGGCAGGCGAGCGTGGAATTAGGAGCGCTGCGCTAACATTCGACAAACACCCTGCTGAAATTCTTGCGCCCACTCGCGCCCCGCAATATATAAACAGCCTCGACCAAAGGATAGAACTCATAGAAGCCCTGGGAGTCGAGGAGGTAATAGTAGCGGAGTTTGACCACAGACTCGCGAACCTGACGCGTGAAGACTTTGTCGACTCAATACTCCTGGAAAAGCTGCATACTAAACAGGTTGTGGTTGGCTCGAATTTCAGATTCGGCAAAGACCGCGCGGGTGATATTCGTTACCTTAACGAGATTTCGGAAGATATTGGTATCGGAATCACTGCGGTTTCCGCCGTAATTGTTGACGGAGGACCTGCAAGCAGCACTCGCATTCGCGCGTTCATATCTCGGGGCGACATGGAGGAGGCTGCGAAACTCCTCGGCAGACGGTTTGCGCTGCGCGGCGATGTGGTTAAAGGAGAACAGATCGGTCGCACACTCGGCTTCCCGACAGCCAACATAAGAACAGCCCCGCGTCAAATTATCCCCGCACGCGGTGTATATGCAGTTGAATCATCTATTTCTAATACCACTTACAGTGGAGTATGTAATATTGGCCGCAGGCCGACATTCGGCGGCGACACCACCACTATTGAAGTGCATTTTTCCGACTTCATTGGTGACCTCTATGGAAAAAAACTGGATATAGCCTTCTGCCGACGCCTGCGCGATGAGATGACTTTTGAAAGCCCAGAAAAACTGGTAGAACAGATCAGAATAGATATAGAGAAAGCCAGTGGGACGTCAATAACAGAATTTGACACTACCCATCTCCGCTGATATACTCACTTTACGCATGCTTGCAAAAGGAGGACGTGAAATGAATATGGCGCTGTCTTTAGCCGGAATCAATAACGCCGCTGATTTTGTGCACACTACCCTGCGCACAAATAGTAGCGCACGTCCCCCGGAGCAGCGGCTTATTTAGTAATAAACATCTAAACCAGCAATTCAAAGGCCGCTTCTTCCGGGGAAGCGGCCTTTTTTTGATCAACCAAAAGCAGAGGAGAAGACAAAAATGTATCTGTACGATGAAGTGCATGCAGCCTACTACGATCTCACCTCGACCGGCCTCGTGGGTGATGTGGAGTTCTATGTCGATGAGGCAACTAGGACCGGCGGTCCGGTTCTTGAACTCGGCGCAGGGACCGGAAGGACTCTCATCCCGATAGCTGAAGCCGGAGTTGAGATTGTAGGGCTGGATAACTCCTCCGCAATGCTTGCGGTTGCGCGCGAGAAGATATCGGCTCTTTCTGAGCAGGCGCAAAGCAGGATCAGGTTAGTCGAGGGAGATATGCGAAGCTTTTCACTGGATCAGAAGTTTAAGCTCGTGACGATTCCATTCCGAGCGTTTCAGCACATACTTACCCCTGAAGACCAG of the Armatimonadota bacterium genome contains:
- a CDS encoding TrpB-like pyridoxal phosphate-dependent enzyme, which codes for MEQRQFVLSQRDMPTQWYNISADLDQTPPPLHPATNQPCKPEDLAPIFPMGVIEQEMSTQRWIDIPEPVLEKLALWRPSPLYRAIFLEEALGTPAKIYYKYEGASPAGSHKLNTAIAQAYYNKLEGTKRIATETGAGQWGSALSMACSFFGIGCTVYMVRCSFTQKPYRKSLMHVYGAEVYPSPSEQTNFGRKILSKDPDCPGSLGIAISEALEDTVTHDNVKYSLGSVLNHVVLHQSAIGLESKKQMEMAGVYPDVVIGCVGGGSNFGGIVVPFMADKIAGKNVRATAVEPKACPTLTEGPYKYDFGDTAQMTPLLKMHSLGADFIPPAIHAGGLRYHGMAPLVSLLKDKGLIDAVALDQVDVFEAAVLFARTEGIIPAPESAHAICEAINEANRAKEAGKQTVILFNLSGHGFLDLGAYDNYFQDKIQSTAACNNG
- a CDS encoding bifunctional riboflavin kinase/FAD synthetase; amino-acid sequence: MSIIYGLDNVRSEQHGRAVAIGVFDGVHWGHRAIFERLVQVAGERGIRSAALTFDKHPAEILAPTRAPQYINSLDQRIELIEALGVEEVIVAEFDHRLANLTREDFVDSILLEKLHTKQVVVGSNFRFGKDRAGDIRYLNEISEDIGIGITAVSAVIVDGGPASSTRIRAFISRGDMEEAAKLLGRRFALRGDVVKGEQIGRTLGFPTANIRTAPRQIIPARGVYAVESSISNTTYSGVCNIGRRPTFGGDTTTIEVHFSDFIGDLYGKKLDIAFCRRLRDEMTFESPEKLVEQIRIDIEKASGTSITEFDTTHLR
- the secG gene encoding preprotein translocase subunit SecG — its product is MLKGIFIALQVISALALIAIVMSQATKSEGLSGTIGGKTESAFHGKPGIEERLEELTKWSAISFMVLSAIVMYVVR
- a CDS encoding glycosyltransferase family 4 protein, with protein sequence MMRIVHMTSVHAPYDVRIFHKECKTLAAAGHDVTYIVSGPCDEQRDGVKFLSVPLPSNRKERMLKTTREVYRAAMKLDADVYHFHDSELIPTGWLLKARGKRVIYDVHEELASDILYKDWVPAWVRPGLALGATVVQHISSWVFDGIIASRPALAESFSKRKTTLVNNFPILGELVKAECVPFRDRPGIAAYVGGLTAERGIPEIIEALGKLPDDIDFEVHIAGEFYPAALEERVRSMPGWKRVRMLGWQSREQVADLLNRARFGLIMFLPIANHVRSFPTKMFEYMSAGLPILASDMDLWREIVEKPGFGKVVNPKDTDALANMFRWMLEHESECEEMGRCGCEAVQREYNWDVDAKKLLALYDKLGAKKR